From one Marmota flaviventris isolate mMarFla1 chromosome 1, mMarFla1.hap1, whole genome shotgun sequence genomic stretch:
- the Comt gene encoding catechol O-methyltransferase isoform X2 produces the protein MLGVLLLLLAAASLGLVLLVLLLLRRYPLCWGLLVIFWLEWVLQPVHNLIMGDTKEQRILRHVQQNAKPGDPQSVLEAIDTYCTQKEWAMNVGDRKGQIVDAVIQEHSPSLVLELGAYCGYSAVRMARLLPTGARLLTMEMNPDFAAITQQMVDFAGLQDKVTVLVGASQDLIPQLKKKYDVDTLDMVFLDHWKDRYLPDTLLLEECGLLRKGTVLLADNVIIPGTPEYLAYVRESSNFECTHYSSYLEYRKVVDGLEKAIYKGPSSPVQP, from the exons ATGCTGGGAGTCCTTCTTCTGCTGTTGGCAGCTGCCTCATTGGGCCTTGTGCTGCTAGTCCTGCTGCTATTACGGAGATACCCGTTGTGCTGGGGATTATTAGTCATCTTCTGGCTTGAGTGGGTCCTGCAGCCAGTCCACAACCTGATCATGGGTGACACTAAGGAGCAGCGTATCCTCCGCCATGTGCAGCAGAACGCAAAGCCTGGAGACCCTCAGAGTGTGCTAGAAGCCATTGATACTTACTGCACGCAGAAGGAATGGGCCATGAACGTGGGTGATAGGAAAG GCCAGATTGTGGATGCTGTGATTCAGGAGCACAGCCCCTCCCTCGTGCTGGAGCTGGGGGCCTACTGTGGCTACTCAGCTGTGCGGATGGCTCGCCTGCTGCCAACTGGTGCACGACTACTCACCATGGAGATGAACCCTGACTTTGCTGCCATCACCCAGCAGATGGTAGATTTTGCAGGTCTGCAGGACAAG GTCACTGTCCTGGTTGGGGCATCCCAGGACCTCATTCCCCAGCTGAAGAAGAAGTATGATGTGGACACACTGGACATGGTGTTCCTTGACCACTGGAAGGACCGATATCTGCCAGACACACTCCTCCTGGAG GAATGTGGCCTGCTGCGGAAGGGGACAGTACTTTTGGCTGACAATGTCATCATCCCAGGAACACCCGAATATCTGGCATATGTGCGTGAAAGCAGCAACTTTGAGTGCACACATTACAGCTCATATTTGGAATACAGGAAGGTGGTGGATGGCCTTGAGAAAGCCATCTACAAGGGCCCAAGCAGTCCAGTGCAGCCTTGA
- the Comt gene encoding catechol O-methyltransferase isoform X1 — MQHCFSEFWPSTEDKVMLGVLLLLLAAASLGLVLLVLLLLRRYPLCWGLLVIFWLEWVLQPVHNLIMGDTKEQRILRHVQQNAKPGDPQSVLEAIDTYCTQKEWAMNVGDRKGQIVDAVIQEHSPSLVLELGAYCGYSAVRMARLLPTGARLLTMEMNPDFAAITQQMVDFAGLQDKVTVLVGASQDLIPQLKKKYDVDTLDMVFLDHWKDRYLPDTLLLEECGLLRKGTVLLADNVIIPGTPEYLAYVRESSNFECTHYSSYLEYRKVVDGLEKAIYKGPSSPVQP; from the exons ATGCAACATTGTTTCTCTGAATTTTGGCCCTCCACTGAGGACAAGGTG ATGCTGGGAGTCCTTCTTCTGCTGTTGGCAGCTGCCTCATTGGGCCTTGTGCTGCTAGTCCTGCTGCTATTACGGAGATACCCGTTGTGCTGGGGATTATTAGTCATCTTCTGGCTTGAGTGGGTCCTGCAGCCAGTCCACAACCTGATCATGGGTGACACTAAGGAGCAGCGTATCCTCCGCCATGTGCAGCAGAACGCAAAGCCTGGAGACCCTCAGAGTGTGCTAGAAGCCATTGATACTTACTGCACGCAGAAGGAATGGGCCATGAACGTGGGTGATAGGAAAG GCCAGATTGTGGATGCTGTGATTCAGGAGCACAGCCCCTCCCTCGTGCTGGAGCTGGGGGCCTACTGTGGCTACTCAGCTGTGCGGATGGCTCGCCTGCTGCCAACTGGTGCACGACTACTCACCATGGAGATGAACCCTGACTTTGCTGCCATCACCCAGCAGATGGTAGATTTTGCAGGTCTGCAGGACAAG GTCACTGTCCTGGTTGGGGCATCCCAGGACCTCATTCCCCAGCTGAAGAAGAAGTATGATGTGGACACACTGGACATGGTGTTCCTTGACCACTGGAAGGACCGATATCTGCCAGACACACTCCTCCTGGAG GAATGTGGCCTGCTGCGGAAGGGGACAGTACTTTTGGCTGACAATGTCATCATCCCAGGAACACCCGAATATCTGGCATATGTGCGTGAAAGCAGCAACTTTGAGTGCACACATTACAGCTCATATTTGGAATACAGGAAGGTGGTGGATGGCCTTGAGAAAGCCATCTACAAGGGCCCAAGCAGTCCAGTGCAGCCTTGA